Proteins from a genomic interval of Danio rerio strain Tuebingen ecotype United States chromosome 4, GRCz12tu, whole genome shotgun sequence:
- the fgl2a gene encoding fibrinogen-like 2a precursor — protein sequence MKLVYVCCSLLIAIWQEVEASGSGPSGVVDRAPGASSCSQVRLRPAGKCEDEEECPYQITMPPLTIQLPKQFRLLEKTVKELQSLKETVNRLKSSCLECSLKQVDLNLQKDSGDPPTEGEQSRGQTSMRVIHNGNDSDNDIVQNMQVKMNRMSSSLKNARAQINSLQGRLEELNLLNLQNVENIVDRKVENITGMVNKISSTCTSCPGQQLQLQHLTNIPPRDCSDISMLGQRINKVYQVTPDPRNGSFAVYCDMESFGGGWTVIQHRINGSVSFNRTWADYKKGFGNLNSEFWLGNDKIHLLTKAKDMILRIELEDSEGTRGYAKYDQFYVSNEFLHYRLSVSGYSGTAGNALQFSKHFNHDQKFFTTPDKDNDRYPSGNCGAYYGSGWWFDACMSANLNGKYYKTKYKGKRDGIFWGTWPNATSEYYPTSFRQAYKNVKMMIRPKNYAP from the exons ATGAAACTGGTGTATGTGTGCTGTTCTCTGCTGATAGCCATCTGGCAGGAGGTAGAGGCTTCTGGCAGTGGCCCGTCTGGGGTTGTGGACAGGGCACCTGGAGCTTCCAGCTGCTCCCAGGTAAGACTGAGGCCAGCTGGGAAGTGTGAGGATGAGGAGGAGTGCCCATATCAGATCACAATGCCACCGCTGACTATCCAGCTTCCCAAACAATTCCGACTACTAGAGAAGACCGTGAAGGAACTGCAAAGCTTGAAGGAGACAGTAAACAGGTTGAAGAGCTCCTGTCTGGAGTGCAGCTTGAAACAAGTGGACCTCAACTTGCAGAAGGACAGTGGTGACCCTCCAACAGAGGGAGAGCAGAGTCGAGGTCAAACCAGCATGAGAGTTATTCATAATGGGAACGACAGTGATAATGACATTGTACAAAACATGCAGGTGAAGATGAACCGCATGTCTAGCAGCCTGAAAAATGCACGTGCACAGATTAACTCCCTTCAGGGCCGCCTAGAGGAGCTTAACCTCCTCAATCTGCAAAACGTAGAGAATATAGTGGACAGAAAAGTTGAGAACATCACTGGGATGGTCAATAAAATCAGCAGCACCTGCACTTCATGTCCTGGTCAACAACTACAACTTCAAC ACCTCACAAACATCCCTCCAAGAGACTGCTCAGACATCAGCATGCTGGGGCAAAGGATAAACAAGGTGTACCAGGTGACTCCTGATCCCAGGAATGGCAGCTTTGCGGTTTACTGTGACATGGAGTCATTTGGAGGTGGGTGGACCGTCATACAACATCGAATAAACGGCAGCGTGAGCTTCAACCGCACCTGGGCTGACTACAAGAAGGGCTTCGGGAACCTTAACAGTGAATTCTGGCTTGGTAATGATAAAATCCACCTGCTCACCAAAGCCAAGGACATGATCCTACGCATTGAGCTGGAAGACTCAGAGGGCACACGTGGATATGCCAAATATGATCAGTTCTATGTGTCCAATGAGTTCCTTCATTATCGGCTGTCTGTGAGCGGGTATTCGGGGACAGCTGGAAACGCTTTGCAGTTTAGCAAACACTTCAACCATGATCAGAAGTTCTTCACTACGCCGGATAAAGATAACGACAGATACCCCTCAGGCAACTGTGGGGCGTATTATGGTTCGGGATGGTGGTTTGATGCCTGCATGTCAGCAAACCTTAATGGCAAATACTACAAAACAAAGTACAAAGGGAAAAGGGATGGGATTTTTTGGGGAACGTGGCCCAATGCGACTTCTGAGTACTATCCGACAAGCTTCAGGCAAgcttataaaaatgttaaaatgatgATAAGGCCGAAGAACTATGCACCCTAA